One region of Danio aesculapii chromosome 7, fDanAes4.1, whole genome shotgun sequence genomic DNA includes:
- the LOC130231526 gene encoding uncharacterized protein LOC130231526 — protein MNMRDSYRSLSLLLGFFSVQMSVRGTEVNIAGWGTAIQSTLYYNWFPKYALDGISSSCSHTTTQTLPWWRLDLQKSYSVNRVSITNRLDCCSERINGAEIRIGDVPSDVFSNPVCAVVSTIPAGQTSSYSCNGMQGRYVFVDINEASRILTLCDVGVFVIFPDNLATGKNVTQSSTFSSWIPEQAVNFNPGLSDPSTGCSSTTSQTDPWWRLDLGHIYQVSAVVVTNRLDCCPERINGAEIHIGNSLENNGNNNPICAVISSIPAGVSATFVCNNMEGRYVNLFIPGDLKFLTLCEVEVHGRGPCLKQSLVKLKLNSSISLSEVRLLTQLESALAQRGFSDVTLRWTQLPKQEVMRKKLVQAQCAQTKR, from the exons ATGAACATGAGGGATTCCTACAGGAGTCTGTCTCTTTTACTGG GGTTTTTCTCAGTTCAGATGAGTGTGAGGGGAACAGAAG TGAACATAGCAGGATGGGGAACGGCCATCCAGTCCACACTATATTACAACTGGTTTCCCAAATACGCTCTGGATGGGATAAGCTCCTCATGCTCACACACTACGACACAGACCCTGCCATGGTGGAGATTAGACCTGCAGAAGAGCTACAGCGTGAACAGAGTCTCCATCACTAACAGACTGGACTGCTGCAGCGAAAGGATCAACGGAGCTGAGATTCGCATTGGAGACGTTCCTTCAGATGTGTTCAGCAACCCAGT ATGTGCAGTAGTTTCTACTATTCCAGCAGGACAGACATCCAGCTACTCGTGTAATGGGATGCAGGGACGGTACGTGTTTGTGGACATTAATGAAGCTTCAAGGATTCTCACTCTCTGTGATGTGGGCGTCTTCGTGATTTTTCCAG ATAATTTGGCAACAGGTAAAAACGTGACGCAGTCGTCAACCTTCAGCTCCTGGATTCCTGAACAGGCTGTTAATTTCAATCCAGGATTATCGGATCCATCAACAGGGTGTTCCTCAACCACTAGTCAAACTGACCCATGGTGGAGGCTGGATCTGGGTCACATTTACCAAGTTAGTGCAGTAGTGGTCACTAACAGACTAGACTGCTGTCCAGAACGAATAAACGGAGCCGAGATTCACATCGGAAACTCTTTAGAGAACAACGGCAACAATAATCCTAT ATGTGCTGTGATTTCTAGTATTCCAGCTGGAGTTTCTGCCACCTTCGTCTGTAACAATATGGAGGGTCGATATGTGAATCTGTTCATTCCCGGAGACTTAAAGTTTCTCACTCTGTGTGAAGTGGAGGTCCATGGAAGAG gtccaTGTTTGAAGCAGTCGTTGGTGAAGCTGAAACTCAACTCCAGCATTAGTCTTTCTGAAGTCCGGCTCCTGACACAG CTGGAATCTGCTCTGGCACAAAGAGGTTTTTCTGACGTGACGCTGCGCTGGACGCAACTGCCCAAACAGGAAGTGATGCGGAAGAAATTGGTGCAAG CTCAGTGTGCTCAAACAAAGAGATGA